The Onychomys torridus chromosome 2, mOncTor1.1, whole genome shotgun sequence sequence TCAGTGTTCATATTAGAATTTcaagtttggggtttttttttttctaccaaattCCAAAATTATACACATTAGTCTAACTTAACATTGAAATGTGGAACAGCGAGTGAAGAAGCATCGAGTTCTAAACCCTCCATTGCAGGGACTCCATTCCTCGCCACAGGCCGCAGTGCCTAGAAAAATGGAAAGCAGGATTTCCATTATCTGTTGGGGGCTGGGAGGGTGTCCACCCATGTGACGCTGTGGTACTGTCGCACGTCAGTGGTGTGATCTTGGAAGCGGCTCGTGTTCCGTTGGAGGCCATCTGGGAGGCTGGTGCGCCTTCTGCTGGCgcttttttttgagtttgttgtCATTTCCCTCGGGATGTTTGGAAAGCAGGAACAGATGCTGCCTTTGCCATTTTTGATCTGAATTTGGACATTGTCCAGGAAATATTCCAAGAATCACTTAAGGACTGTTATTTCCTAAATCTGTTCATGTCGAAGTTTTCTTTCTGTTCGTCCCAGTGAAGAGAAGCAAGTCAGAAATTGCTGTGTCCTCCTCCCCACCCGACTCTCCCACAGCCCCCTGTATATCATGTGTGTACCTGCCTGAAAAGAAAGCGTTGTCATTGTTGGGTGGGTGAAGCAGTGGGATGCTCTGAGTTTGAGAGCAGTCTGGGCTATCctgtgagaccctggctcaaacaaacaagaagattCAGTCGGCGGGTACATGTGGTTCTTTCAGCGGAAAGTTTCCTCCCTTGATTGCCACAGAGCAAGTAGTGGCCAGCAGTTACTGTGCTGCTTGGGGAAGGTTTAGATGACTTCCAACAAGTTCCATCAGGCAGCATGGCTCCTTGTATCCAGCTGGCAGTGCCACAAGCAGGTTGACCGAGTTGTGGCACCAGGCAGGGGAGCGGGAGCGCTTCCCACCATCCTTTTCTGCTCCCTGTGCTTACAGGGATCTCTTCAATGCTGcatttgtgtcctgctggtctgAACTGAATGAGGACCAGCAAGATGAGCTCATCAGAAGCATTGAGTTGGCCCTCACTTCTCAAGACATCGCCGAAGTCACGCAAACCCTCTTGAACTTGGCTGAGTTCATGGAACACAGTGACAAGGTGAGACTTTACCCCCATTGTCCCAGCTGGCAGGAGGAGaaagcatgcacacagccctcTCTTGTGTGTGCCCCATCTACATATTCCTATGCTTTCTTGTAGGGCCCCCTGCCACTGAGAGATGACAATGGCATCGTGCTGTTGGGTGAGAGAGCTGCCAAGTGCCGAGCATACGCAAAAGCACTACACTACaaagaactggagttccagaaaGGGCCCACACCTGCCATACTTGAGTCCCTCATCAGGTAGGCCCTGAATGTGTGTCCCACTAGACTGGAGTCAGTTGTAGAATTCAGCTGTGTGAAATCTGCCGGCCAGTGCATCGGTAAATCCACAGGAGTCTGCTTAAGGggtaaaaggaatttattaggatatatGGCGAAATAGACTCAGGAAATACAGGATAGGAGAATAGTCGCAGGGTCCTGGAAAGCTGAGATACAGTCCAATGCTGTTCTGCTGCTGAGATGGTCCACACCATTCAGCACACCAGTGGGAGAAGAAGGCGGCATCCATGCCTCTCGGGTCTTAAGCCCAAGCCACACCCCAGAAGCAgatacttcaaggtcataggtagataggacagttacctgctacTTCTCTAGGTGCGGTGCTTCAAGGCCATAGCTAGAACAGCTGCTGTCCACTACAGTCAGGTCTGGCTGGCACATGTAAATATGTgcttacaggtggttgtcagtGGTCAGGCCATGGTTGTCACATCTGTCACACCACCTACACTCCGTTGTTTTCCAACCTGTGCTTGTCCCAGTGAAATCAATGAGAAGCAATTGTCTGGCCAtaagaccctaggaaagacagatgTGTATCTAGGCTAGGTCATGCTTCTGAGCAGGATTAGGGCGCCCAGAGGCAGGGTCCGGTgttagagacaaggtcttgtaGTGTGCATTCTTCCCCCTTTGGAGTTGTGTGGATATAAAGAGCAAAGTCTGAGATGCAATGATCTTTCTCGTGATTCGGTTTTATTCTCTCCTCTCCTAAGATGGTTTGGAGTCTTTTGTGCTGTTAGAAATTACAGGCAGAAATTACATTGGCCTCAGCTCCTAGAGGACTACTCACTTCCCCCAATGATTTGAGAAGTGTTAACTCTGGAATCTAATGTCTCCATGGAGATGCTAACAGGGTTCATCATTTAACTGCGGGTAGCTCAGGACAAATCAAGAGCTAACAAGCTCCTGGGTAGGCTGACAGACCGGCCGAGCTCTGTGCACACTCCGCCTTCAGCAGGTGACAGAAGGCGTGACCCAACAGGTCAAAATGGAATCCTACTTCTGCCCGGGTCCATTGACAGAGAATGCTGATTTCTGGAGTAGCGTGTGGAGACAGAGAGGTGCCATCCACAAGGACTGCTTCAGCACAGGAGACACAAAGACCTGCATTCCCCTCCACCTCACTTGTACAACTCATGGGATGGTTTACAGAAGCCAGGGTGACTAACTGGCGTGATAACGCTAACTTCAGGCAGCTAGTTAATCCATCGTGTCGTTGCTGCCTTTTGGAGACCTGTTGGAGGCTCCTCATCCCACCCTTGGCTTTTCCTCACATTTGAGACGTCATAGAAACGTTGAAGTTCATGCAGTTTTTAGCAGAAAGATATAGTGTGAATAGAAAAGTACTCATTAGCTTTTTAAGCCAATGTCCTTGAAAATTATCAATTCTCTGCAAATAGATTTGGGTTggcgtgttttgttttgtttttgtggttgtaAATCTGGATCTGAAGGAGAGCGCGTACTCTGAGCTGCTCAGGCGTGCTCGGCTGATGGAGCTTGGGTGGCTCCGGAGCtgcctcacttcctttctctgcagcTTTCTCTTGGGACAGGAACTTCTTTCCCTCAGCACTGTTGTGTTGTGTTGACTGTGATGGGCCTTCACAGGGAAGGTTGTCCTACTGCTTCTGGGAGTGTCAagtctgtttggtttttggttttttggggtttggattttttgtttgtttgttttatgagaaaCAGTCTTCCTATGTAGTGCAGAATGAACTTGGAATccccctgcttcagtctcctgagctcTGGTATAGACGTATGCTTGCAGAGAGTTACAGGAACAGCTTGGGCAAAGGTGCTATTGGGAAACTGCCCCAGTGTTGTAGGAGAGACACCTAGTGACTCCTCCTGGGGTCCTGGCACTTTGAGTTGTGTGCCCCCTTTGTGGGTCTGGTCTTGAGGATGTGGCTCTCGAGGCACTGACTAGATTCCTTTCGTCACAGTGGCTCCTGAGTTCCTGCTCCTCTCCCTCAGCAAACTgtaggtgtctgtctgtcttgactACTCACACTCCTCCCTCCAGCACAGtggtgtttcttgtttttcctgttCATATTCCACTCACTAATTCATCTATTCTCGGAGCTTGGGGTGACACATACACTTAACATTAAccatctattttttgtttttgtctttaaaacacaaacaatatcCCTTGGAGCaagatgtggtggtgcacccctgtaatcccagcactcatgaggtagaTTTGGGAGAATCTTATGCTCTGGTTCTATCTGTCCATTTCCTACTTGTTGGCTTTCTTACCTGTCTGCTCCAGGACAAATTAAATCCCACATGTAATATCCATTCTGGGGCAACACTAAGACAATATCAAGTGCTTGAAGCCCACATAGATGAGAAAGTGAAATTACCTCTCGGGAACAGTGCATTAGAAGGAATTGGACTTAAGAAACACATCATGGTAGCTGTGGGGGTCTTGTTGGTTATCCAGTGCATGAGGGCAGAGGTCTCTTGGCCTGtcttttgttcttcttcttgtcctgcaactctctatagaccaggctggcccctgcAGAGATAGgccagcctctgtctcctaggCTTGTGCCACAGCACCCAGCAGTGTGCCTTTCTTCTCTGCTCAGTGGAGACTCTCGTCAAAGCTGTATGCTTGCTGTCCTGCATGTGGTCTCCTTTTAAAGGAGGCATCTGCACAGTTCAGCACAGGACTGGTGCTCACCGGGCGGATCTGCCTGTAGGCTGGTTCTGTGTAGCACTGCCCTGTGTAACTCCTGTTCCCATTTCTCAAAGGGCCTGTCAGAACAAAGCATCCTTTGTCTTCTGCAGCAGCACCCAGCTCTGCTTCTGGTCCCTGGTGGTTCTGTCTTCTCCCTGGTCAGAGGCTGTGGAGACACCATCCTTGGTGTCCATCTGTCAGCCAGTACCAAAGCACATGCTCGGAAATGCGGGCGCTAGGAAGGCCTTGTCCATTCTtcaccctccctcttcccctctctgagAAGTTTTCCTAAGAAGTGTGGAGACCCCAGAAGTTCTTTGGGGATCATACTAAATGAAGGGAGAATCGTCAGCTTTTCTGTGTGGGCGCCTGGCTCTGCACACTCTAGCCGCGTGGTGCTGGGcgtctcctgcctgcctgcctgcctgcctgcggAAGGCTCTGTTTGGATAGCTCTCCTGGGAATCCCTGTGTACGCAGCTTCTCTTCTCACTTCAATTCTTTGAAAAATCCCCGAGGTTCTTGTTCATGGGGGAAGTGGATTCCCGGGGACCAGAGAACTGTGGGTACAGTAGAGGTACTAAGTGAGAGACATGGCTTATCTTGTACTGACTTCCTCCAGAGGACAGTTCTTCTAAAGGGCCAAACCACTGACATCCCGGAGTGAGACCAAGCTGGTGTGGGGCTGCCAGTGCCAGGCTCTGCTCCTGCTCTCCAATGGCTTAtgcccttccccctctcttccctccccaccactttctctctgccctttgccccctgccctcccactgcatttttcctttcctggcttcctgCCCCTTTGGTTTCCTTGACTATGGACCCAACTGcttactctgattttttttttacctgaagTTTTTTACCACGCTCTCAATggtaataaaaagaatttaaaagaaaatactcaaatTTTGATAGTATTTattgtaaaagagaaaaagatattttgaatgtttaaaacagaaactacaatatttatttttacaaagcaaGATGCTTATATACAGCCTAAGTTTGTAACCACAGTGCCATCTACTTTCATTTTCCAGACATTTTTCTTATAGACAGTATTACAAAGGGGCTCTATCTCTTCAGTCCATTTCTTACAGAATGAGTTTAAATGGATACGTATGTTGACAGAGAATGCTGTAAGGCAGTACTGTGTTCACTCTGAGGCTCACCTCCCACTGGTCTTCCCTTCCACATCAGACCCACAGTGTGCCTTGCAGTGCGCTCCCTGACCCAGGATCTAACAGAATCAAGTCCAACCTGGGCAGCTGGTCTTCAGCCTCCACATTTTTGTCTCTTAAAAATCCTATGTGCCTGTCATGGaggcccaggcctttaatccaagcacttgggaagcagaagcaggtagatctctgtgaattcaaggccagccactaCATaatgagtccaggacagccagagctatgtagagagaccctctctcaaaaagaaaaacaaaacaaatcctatAGACACAGGAATGTCATGGGATTTAAGAAGAGAAAGCCTCCTCGTCATCATCCGCTCTTGTTGCCCAAGGCCTCTCCTCTGAGATTACAACAGTTCTTTCCATTTgttcttttcctcattttgtcTAAGCCTCTGTTAGAGAAAATGGGTAAAGTGACCCCAAGATTACTGTTTCCCATAGGAAAGTCATGTGAAGATGAGCTGCTGCTCTCTGGACCCACGCAGTCCTCCCCGGGGCACCCGAGGCAGGTCCCACTGGGTCTACTGACTGTTGCCATTTGCTAGTGAGTGCTGTTTGGTATATGTAGTTctgttgtatgtgcatgtgctcacaTTGGCGGCACAGATAGAGTTCTGTCCTGCTCCTTGGAGAGTGGCTTTTCATTGAAGATGATAGACCATTCCCTTCCTGCCCtttctccaccctcctcccaTCCTGCTCTGCCCCCTCAGCCCTCCACATGTCTCACTTCCATAGCTCTGCATTGCAGCAGGCTTCTTAGGGCTTGAAGACTTCTGGACGGATCTTCATCTCCACCCGTTTGAGGGAGTAGTTGGCTCCGTGCCAGCCATACCAACTGATGCCATCCATGTGCTTCTTGTGCTCCCCCAGGCGGTAGTACACCCCATTGAGGTTGGAGTCTGTGCAGCAGTTGTACCAGTAGCCACCTGGCATGAGAAACAGATGAGGCTAGTAGGCTGGGGATGCCTTCCCTAGACTGTGGCTGACTGATGGCGTTACAGCCAGCAGCAAAGAGAACGTGACAGCTGGAGCACAGCTGCAGTTCACGGCTTGTTCTCAGTGAGACTCTAGGCCCCCAGCTCTGTGccatgcccctccccctcccagatCTCACCTTTGCGGAGCTGTGCACACTTGTCCAAGCAGTTGTCATTGTCCTTGTCCTTGGTGCTGAAGACTGTGTTGTTATGGTAGAGGAGGGCATCCTTCCCCACGTTGCCACTGTAGTTCCCCAGGAAGAGGCGGTAACTGTTGAGTTCATTGCCCAGTGCAAAGTGGCTATACTCTGCGTAGCGTGCATTGCCCTCCCAGTCCTGACAAGGAGGAGCAGAGCCTTAGGGAAACGGTAAAGGACTTCATTTCTACAGACCCTGCACCCTTCCTCTCTCACTAGCCCCACAGCCAAACATCTCTTTGTGGTGGGATTCTGATAAAACTATTAGAGTCCACCATGTTAGCTGGAAGCTAGCGAACAAAGGTCTGAAACCAGATTTGGGATCTGGACTCACCATATGACCTGGATTGTTCTTTTTGTACCCCTTCATATCTCTGTCTGATTTTTGTTAAATCTCACTCTGAGATGCTGTAGAAGCAAGTAGGGATATTGTGCTTGAAGCTTTCTAGAGGGCTACCACTCAGCATCACTGAGATTTGCACTTAAAAAGATcccaaagcagaggccatggtgtTCCATCCCTCTAACTAGGGGTTCACCCTGGCCTGGACTGGGTCTTCCCAGGTCTGGGTCAGCTATAGTTTAACTTTGCtgagagatagaaagaaaaacaaatcttccTTAGCTGTACCAAACTTCAGGAAAATAGCAGCAGTGACTGACTGTACAGACCTACTTACTGTGAGTAGACATGGTGATTTTTCCAAACCTGCATATCCATGTGCAGTGGACCTGGGCCAGTAGGGGCCTCACAGCTTGAGCTTACCTCTAGCTCCACACGGAGCCGTGTTGGCTGCCTGGTAAGCCGGTGGATGTGTTCATTCCCTAGCCAGAAGTCTCCTCGGATGCTGCCAAAGCCCTGCTTATACTGTCTCCAGTCTTGGTAGAAGGAGACAAGGCCACTCTTGCGTCTCTGGATGATGGTCCAGCCTCCGCCTGCAGTCTCCATGTCACAGAACACCTGAGGCAGAGAGGATCCTCTTGGGCAGGGGCAGGAGCTCGAGGACAGACACCCCAAcctgtgtgttttgcctacagggTCAGCTGTCCATGGACTCTGCATACTGCAGCAGAAATACTGCCCCAGTGTGGATTAGCTTGGgaatgtgtgtggggagggggtcaGCTAAGTACAACTTGATGGAAAAATTAGGTACTTCAGGGTGCCTCCTTCTGAgatctcctttcctctcctgaaGAGCATTGCTGTAGGATGTTGCAAAAAAAGTAAACTAGTTAAGTTATGTGTTGGTGAGAATTAGAGTGGGTAGTTGACTGACAGTTTGAAAAAAAGCAGATAGCtgggatttggagggaggagtCCCATAAAATGGGTGTTCTCATAGCTCCACCATGTGGTACATTTGCTTCTCTGAATTTCcctttctgtagaccagaccaagCCCTGTTGTCTCCGTGTCTTTAGCGTGTCTTTAGCGTGTCTTTAGCGACCTCACCTCCAGCTCAGGGCTGCCCAGGAACTCATCAGGAGGAAGCTTGTATACTCCAGAGATTCGGTAGTTCTTCTGGTAGAGGGAGTAGCAGTCATAGATGGCATCTGTAAAGGGGACACCCAGAGTGAACAGAGATTTGGGCCCCAGGGATGGGAGGGCATGCTTGCTGCATCCGAACTGGATTAAAAACGAAGACTTTATTTGTACCACAGGGTGCCAGTGGGTAGAAGTGGGCATCAGGCTCATGGGGGCATGTTTGGGCTTCCTTAGTTATGAGGCAGTAGAGTAGGAAAGCCCTTTACCTGTGCCAAGGGACATTAACCAGGAAGGTCCAGGTTAAGGGTAAGATACCCTGCTATAGCACCAGGCCATGGGACTGGAAATGATGTGGTCTTTGAAAGCTACttagcggggctggagagatggctcagaggttaagagcattggctgttcttccagaggtcctgagttcaattcccagcaaacatatggtggctcacaaccatctacaatgagagatctggtgccctcttctggcgtgcatgCTGAAcaatcactgtatacataataaataaataaatctttaaaacaaaaaggctACTTAGCAGCCGCCCTGTGAGTAGCTTCAGCAGAGGCTCAGTCCTGAGCACTCAGAGGGTTTGGGTTATTGTTTCTCGGGTCATAGCTACTGGCAGGCTGGCACTTTAATTAGGGAGAGAGATTTGAAATCTTATCTTCTCCCGAGTCTCACTTTGCTTAGATGCTCAAATGAAAACCAAATCCCAAGAAGCCCACTGGGACCATTCCCTGCAAGTTTTGATATCACACGGAAATGAGACTTTCCCACCTCCCCTTGGGCTTGATTTAAAAGCTTCCTTGTTCCTCTGTGCCAGCTTTTGTCTCCTTGTTCTGAATAGCAGAGTGAGGCTTCAAAGAAGCAGCTGCTTCTAGGAGAGGCAGGGCTTCCTGCACCGTCTCAGGACTTTTTCCTTGGTGCCCACTGGTACAGGTGGAAGTGAGAGTTTCCACACAGAGCATGTTGGGAAGGGAAGTGAGGTACACCTGCCCTTCCCCAGGAGACTTCCAGTAGCAGGAAGCGGTACACTCAGCTCTGCCTCTGGCCTGGTCTTCTCTGTGACCAGTTGCATCTTACAGACCAAATGAAGACTCACTTGTCTGGTAAATGAGAACACCTACCTTTCAGTTCCCAAACTGAAGATCAGGAGGTCCATGCTTTGAAAGCagtttgtatatttgtttaattagCTCACAGACTTTTCAGGCTTAACAGTTagacaaaatgttttctttatctgaacCAAGAGTAGCCAATCATGTCTTCTTGACTTGGTTTATAATGTAGCCAGCATTATTAGTAAGAAATGCTTCACCTATGGAATATGCTCATTCCAAATGTTCCAGTAACCTCAGAAAATTAGATTTGTCTCTGAGCAGAAAATTCATTTCTTGGCCTGTCTGTGCCAAGCTAACCAACAACTGAATATTGTTTCCCAAAGAATGAATTGCATGTGCCTTACTTTCAGCCATTAAAGATCAGTGTTTacttattttctgtattatttgGGAGAGTTTTATTAGCAACCATAGGAGAAAATAGATCAGAACTGTAGAATGTAGAGGAGTTTGTCCTTTCTTGAGCACAGAGGTTTCGTTCAAATGGTTGCATGACTGCAGGCATTTGCCCCCTCCACACTAAGTTCTAGGGATACCCAAACAGTGTGTGGGATGAAACTTTGCATCTAGAGCAGCAACTGTTACAGTCTActgtttgttt is a genomic window containing:
- the Angptl7 gene encoding angiopoietin-related protein 7; this encodes MLRKTWLCIILVAFVSHPVWLQKPPKRKTPAQLKAAGCCEEMRELKAQVANLSSLLGELSKKQESDWVSVVMQVMELESSSKRMESRLTVAEGKYLEMNNQIDIMQLQAAQTVTQTSADAIYDCYSLYQKNYRISGVYKLPPDEFLGSPELEVFCDMETAGGGWTIIQRRKSGLVSFYQDWRQYKQGFGSIRGDFWLGNEHIHRLTRQPTRLRVELEDWEGNARYAEYSHFALGNELNSYRLFLGNYSGNVGKDALLYHNNTVFSTKDKDNDNCLDKCAQLRKGGYWYNCCTDSNLNGVYYRLGEHKKHMDGISWYGWHGANYSLKRVEMKIRPEVFKP